A window from Neorhizobium sp. NCHU2750 encodes these proteins:
- a CDS encoding SDR family NAD(P)-dependent oxidoreductase → MASSDAATRDKIALVTGGGTGLGRAMSKALGAAGYTVVISGRRMDVLEKAVAELGTETGATYLAVAADVGDPQSVRALFDTIESRYGQLDLLVNNAGMNVPNVPIDELSIDHWNAIVAANLTGAFLCTQQAFRLMKGQIPRGGRIINNGSISAMAPRPNTAPYTATKHAITGLTKSSALDGRPFDIACGQIDIGNAATDMTKKMSAGVMQANGTIATEDTMDAADVADAVVYMASLPLSANVLSMTVMATKMPFVGRG, encoded by the coding sequence ATGGCAAGTTCGGACGCGGCAACGCGGGATAAGATCGCACTGGTGACTGGCGGCGGCACGGGCCTCGGCCGCGCGATGTCGAAAGCGCTCGGCGCCGCCGGCTATACGGTGGTGATTTCCGGCCGGCGCATGGATGTGTTGGAAAAGGCCGTCGCGGAACTTGGCACTGAGACCGGCGCGACCTATCTCGCGGTTGCCGCTGATGTCGGCGATCCTCAATCCGTCCGTGCGCTTTTCGACACCATCGAGAGCCGCTATGGCCAGCTGGACCTTTTGGTCAACAATGCCGGCATGAACGTGCCGAATGTGCCGATCGACGAGCTTTCCATCGACCACTGGAATGCCATCGTGGCCGCCAATCTGACCGGTGCCTTTCTGTGCACCCAACAAGCCTTCCGGCTTATGAAGGGTCAAATCCCGCGAGGCGGGCGCATCATCAATAACGGCTCCATCTCGGCCATGGCCCCCCGGCCGAATACAGCGCCCTATACCGCAACGAAACACGCGATTACCGGTCTTACCAAGTCATCCGCACTCGACGGGCGGCCTTTCGACATTGCCTGCGGGCAAATCGATATCGGTAATGCGGCAACAGACATGACGAAAAAGATGTCGGCCGGCGTGATGCAGGCAAACGGTACGATCGCGACGGAAGATACAATGGACGCTGCCGACGTTGCCGATGCTGTCGTCTACATGGCAAGCTTGCCGCTCAGCGCCAATGTTCTGTCGATGACGGTCATGGCAACCAAGATGCCATTTGTCGGGCGCGGATAA
- a CDS encoding NAD(P)-dependent oxidoreductase has product MDNRIALIGAGAMGGAIGARLAETGNRLTVFDLDTERVQALVDKGAFAATTAAEAAAASDTVILSLNSPSIVRRAVFGEAGVAAGAKPGTLIIDMSSIDPDATKQLAADAAEKGLRWVDSPLSGGAPKALIGQLTLMAGGSEKDVADAHAVLKDVATNYTHMGPVGAGQTTKLINQVLCGLGFLAVAEATQLALDAGVDAAKIPLALKGGRADSAILQEYMPRYVAKDYRRTGRIDNMVKDLNGAQDLARRTHTTMPLTAVCAEVHRMLTAAGLGGEDQAALMEFFRGPNRENLE; this is encoded by the coding sequence ATGGACAACAGGATCGCACTGATCGGTGCCGGCGCCATGGGTGGTGCCATCGGGGCACGCCTGGCCGAGACCGGCAACCGCCTGACGGTTTTCGATCTCGACACCGAAAGAGTGCAGGCGCTTGTCGACAAGGGAGCCTTCGCCGCAACGACGGCCGCCGAGGCGGCAGCGGCGAGCGACACCGTCATTCTCAGCCTCAACTCGCCTTCTATCGTCCGCCGCGCAGTCTTCGGAGAAGCCGGCGTCGCGGCCGGCGCAAAGCCTGGAACGCTGATCATCGACATGTCTTCGATCGATCCGGACGCGACGAAACAGCTTGCAGCCGACGCGGCGGAAAAGGGCCTGCGGTGGGTCGACAGCCCGCTTTCCGGCGGCGCACCGAAGGCGTTGATCGGACAATTGACCCTGATGGCCGGCGGCTCGGAAAAGGACGTGGCCGACGCTCATGCGGTACTCAAGGACGTCGCCACCAACTATACCCATATGGGACCGGTCGGCGCAGGCCAGACGACCAAGCTCATCAATCAGGTGCTCTGCGGCCTAGGCTTCCTCGCTGTCGCGGAAGCAACGCAACTGGCACTCGATGCCGGCGTTGACGCCGCGAAAATCCCGCTCGCACTGAAGGGCGGGCGCGCCGACAGCGCCATCCTGCAGGAATATATGCCGCGCTACGTAGCGAAGGATTACCGCCGCACCGGCCGCATAGACAACATGGTCAAGGATCTGAACGGTGCGCAGGACCTTGCCCGACGAACCCACACGACCATGCCGCTGACGGCGGTGTGTGCCGAGGTACATCGCATGCTGACCGCCGCCGGCCTTGGCGGAGAAGATCAGGCAGCGCTGATGGAATTTTTCAGAGGACCAAATAGGGAGAATTTGGAATGA
- a CDS encoding gluconokinase encodes MSGASRKGRMVLMGVAGCGKSSVGAALADRLGVAYRDGDDLHPAANIEKMSRGEALTDDDRWPWLTMVGQELASPDGPGIIGCSSLKRRYRDLIRKEAGGPVAFVHLSGSKALIGARMGARAGHFMPTSLLDSQFSALEPPGPDEGAITVDIDQPLEALADLIVKKLEENSSWTTGSH; translated from the coding sequence ATGAGTGGCGCATCCCGCAAAGGGCGAATGGTGCTGATGGGCGTTGCGGGCTGCGGCAAGTCTTCGGTGGGGGCTGCCCTCGCCGACCGGCTTGGCGTCGCCTACCGCGATGGTGATGACCTCCACCCGGCCGCCAATATCGAAAAGATGAGCCGTGGCGAAGCGCTGACGGATGACGACCGCTGGCCCTGGCTGACAATGGTCGGGCAAGAACTGGCATCGCCGGATGGTCCGGGAATCATTGGCTGCTCGTCGCTGAAGCGGCGCTATCGTGATCTCATCCGCAAGGAGGCCGGAGGCCCGGTTGCCTTCGTTCACCTGTCGGGCAGCAAGGCATTGATTGGTGCCCGTATGGGCGCCCGCGCCGGCCACTTCATGCCGACGAGCCTGCTGGATAGCCAATTTTCCGCCCTTGAGCCGCCCGGTCCGGATGAAGGTGCAATTACCGTCGATATCGATCAGCCGCTGGAGGCGTTGGCTGATCTTATCGTCAAGAAACTGGAGGAGAATTCATCATGGACAACAGGATCGCACTGA
- a CDS encoding SDR family oxidoreductase, with the protein MSIQIFDLTGKRALVTGSSQGIGYALAEGLAAAGADVILNGRDEAKLQAAAAKLGVKHTLAFDATDHDAVRATVDAFEAEHGAIDILVNNAGMQHRTPLEDFPADAFERLLKTNISSVFNVGQAVARHMIKRGAGKIINIASVQTSLARPGIAPYTATKGAVGNLTKGMATDWAKYGLQCNAIAPGYFETPLNAALVADPTFTAWLEKRTPAGRWGKVEELVGACIFLSSNASSFVNGHVLYVDGGITASL; encoded by the coding sequence ATGAGCATTCAGATTTTCGACCTGACGGGCAAGCGCGCCCTCGTCACCGGCTCCTCGCAGGGCATAGGCTATGCCCTCGCGGAAGGGCTGGCGGCCGCTGGCGCCGACGTCATCCTCAACGGTCGCGACGAGGCGAAACTGCAAGCCGCGGCTGCAAAGCTCGGCGTCAAGCATACGCTTGCCTTCGACGCCACCGACCATGACGCGGTGCGTGCCACCGTCGATGCTTTCGAGGCAGAGCACGGCGCCATCGACATTCTCGTCAACAATGCCGGCATGCAGCACCGTACGCCGCTGGAAGATTTTCCGGCAGATGCCTTCGAACGGCTGCTGAAAACCAATATTTCCAGCGTCTTCAATGTCGGGCAAGCGGTCGCCCGCCACATGATCAAACGCGGCGCCGGCAAGATCATCAATATCGCCAGCGTCCAGACATCGCTGGCCCGGCCGGGCATTGCGCCTTATACGGCCACCAAGGGCGCCGTCGGCAACCTGACCAAGGGCATGGCCACCGACTGGGCGAAATACGGATTGCAATGCAATGCTATCGCGCCTGGCTATTTCGAGACACCGTTGAACGCTGCTCTGGTCGCTGATCCGACCTTTACCGCGTGGCTGGAAAAGCGCACACCGGCAGGACGCTGGGGCAAGGTCGAGGAACTCGTCGGCGCCTGCATCTTCCTGTCTTCGAACGCCTCGTCCTTCGTCAATGGCCATGTGCTTTATGTCGACGGCGGCATCACGGCGTCGCTCTGA